In a genomic window of bacterium:
- a CDS encoding adenylate kinase: MRLLLLGAPGVGKGTQARKLVDTFNIPQISTGDMLREAIKNNSPLGIEAKTYMDDGRLVPDRLIIALVEERLKTDDAQKGFILDGFPRTLPQAEALEHSLHKMQIKLDAVIDFNVPYKNLVERLANRLVCRSCGTVYNVVTHPPKKEKVCDVCGGEIYQRSDDTREAIENRLKVYEHETAPLRDFYKSLGKLTYLNGERSEEQVYDDIMAIIRPPKK, translated from the coding sequence ATGCGATTATTACTACTGGGAGCGCCGGGAGTAGGAAAAGGGACTCAGGCCAGAAAACTGGTTGACACTTTTAATATTCCTCAGATATCAACCGGAGACATGCTGCGTGAAGCGATCAAGAACAACAGTCCGCTGGGCATAGAGGCAAAAACTTATATGGACGACGGCCGGCTCGTTCCGGACAGACTAATTATCGCGCTGGTTGAAGAAAGGCTTAAAACAGACGATGCTCAGAAAGGTTTTATATTAGACGGTTTCCCGCGAACATTACCTCAGGCCGAAGCGCTTGAGCATTCGTTGCACAAGATGCAAATTAAACTGGATGCGGTGATTGATTTTAATGTGCCTTACAAAAATCTCGTAGAGCGGCTCGCAAACCGTCTTGTGTGCAGAAGTTGCGGAACGGTGTATAACGTAGTTACTCACCCTCCAAAAAAAGAAAAAGTCTGCGACGTTTGCGGAGGAGAAATCTATCAACGTTCCGACGATACGCGCGAGGCAATAGAAAATCGGTTAAAAGTATATGAGCATGAAACGGCGCCTTTGCGGGATTTTTATAAATCGCTTGGTAAACTAACCTACCTTAACGGGGAACGCTCTGAAGAACAGGTTTATGATGATATTATGGCAATTATTCGTCCTCCAAAAAAGTAA
- a CDS encoding polysaccharide deacetylase family protein has protein sequence MNLHSVVKYYFVLILFLSAGCIQPKDTNTFFSHTMSECKDRIVVQYDIATFSEENFPAPRLLLRKVPPSKTQKPIEIQNGDRLSGKVALTFDACSTLQPSRFDSAVAEILIAARTPATIFFGGKWVLDRPKDAVFLASIPFFEIGNHSYLHGHLTKVSDDRLYHEILWTQEIIYTVTGRIPSVFRPPYLENNSRVTDAAGRLGLKTICGDLPSGDPHELAGKLRLIDGIRYQVQSGSIIIMHINKGGKHTAEALPDIILLLKNMGYELVTVSQLFD, from the coding sequence ATGAATTTGCATTCGGTAGTTAAGTATTATTTTGTTTTAATTTTGTTTCTTAGTGCCGGATGTATTCAACCAAAAGATACCAACACTTTTTTTTCTCACACAATGAGCGAATGCAAGGATCGTATTGTAGTTCAATACGATATTGCGACATTCAGTGAAGAAAACTTTCCCGCACCACGGCTTCTGCTAAGAAAAGTACCTCCGAGTAAAACGCAAAAACCCATTGAAATTCAAAATGGCGATCGATTGTCCGGAAAGGTAGCTCTGACTTTTGATGCATGTTCCACGCTTCAGCCAAGCCGGTTTGACAGCGCCGTTGCGGAAATTCTTATTGCTGCACGAACGCCCGCTACGATATTTTTTGGCGGCAAGTGGGTTCTCGATCGCCCGAAAGATGCCGTGTTTCTCGCCTCAATACCTTTTTTTGAGATTGGCAACCACTCCTACCTTCACGGTCATTTAACTAAAGTATCGGACGATCGTTTGTATCACGAAATTTTATGGACGCAGGAAATTATCTATACGGTTACTGGCCGAATCCCCTCGGTATTCCGGCCTCCGTATCTGGAAAACAATAGCAGAGTTACTGATGCTGCAGGGCGTTTGGGGTTAAAAACGATTTGCGGAGACTTGCCATCCGGAGATCCGCACGAACTCGCCGGCAAACTGCGGCTCATCGACGGTATTAGATACCAAGTTCAAAGCGGTTCTATCATAATCATGCATATTAATAAAGGCGGGAAACACACAGCCGAAGCGCTTCCGGATATCATTCTATTACTAAAAAACATGGGATATGAACTGGTTACGGTTAGTCAATTGTTTGATTAA
- a CDS encoding CDGSH iron-sulfur domain-containing protein, translating to MSENKVEIKFAKNGPILVKGECEMVDSEGKKIAAKESFALCRCGGSKNKPFCDGTHKTNGFQG from the coding sequence ATGTCAGAAAATAAAGTTGAAATAAAGTTTGCTAAGAATGGACCCATCTTGGTAAAAGGCGAATGTGAAATGGTTGATTCGGAAGGAAAAAAAATTGCGGCCAAAGAATCTTTTGCATTATGCCGCTGCGGGGGTTCCAAAAATAAACCATTCTGCGACGGTACTCATAAGACAAACGGATTTCAGGGGTGA
- a CDS encoding alkaline phosphatase family protein → MEMAKIRVLILLFVSCGCASAPSSQNTYSDSKPTVILISFDGFRWDYMEKTDTPNLHRLAANGVRAKRMIPSFPSKTFPNHYTLVTGLYPENHGIVSNRMWDPKLNKAFVYKDSLNNLESVWWGGEPIWSTAVKQGQLSATFFWPGSEAEIGNTRPTYFRPYEGKTPDSSRVDQVLQWLDLPVEQRPTLITLYFSLTDEIGHKYGPESKEILSAIRAMDTVAGRLIGGLKARSLFNKVNIIVTADHGFATVSADSLIFLDDYIDMSSVNAIMESPVVGLRSKDGDNQKLFDIMANAHTHMHAYNKDNMPPRFHYSKNDRISPVVLVADEGWSITTKSYLNKYKDYQFGGNHGFDNELLCMGAIFVAHGPAFKKGYLAEPFQNIHVYELMAHILGLNPAPNDGSFDAVKNMLK, encoded by the coding sequence ATGGAAATGGCGAAAATTCGAGTACTTATTTTATTGTTTGTTTCTTGCGGATGCGCGTCAGCGCCATCATCCCAGAACACCTATTCGGACAGCAAGCCCACCGTCATTCTCATTTCATTTGACGGTTTTCGTTGGGATTATATGGAGAAAACCGATACGCCCAATTTACACCGCCTTGCTGCGAATGGTGTACGAGCAAAAAGAATGATCCCGTCTTTTCCATCAAAAACATTTCCAAATCATTATACGCTCGTAACGGGATTATACCCCGAAAATCACGGCATTGTTTCCAACCGTATGTGGGATCCGAAACTCAACAAAGCGTTCGTATATAAAGATAGCCTCAATAATCTTGAAAGTGTTTGGTGGGGAGGCGAGCCAATCTGGTCGACAGCCGTTAAGCAGGGGCAGCTTAGCGCAACTTTCTTTTGGCCGGGTTCGGAAGCGGAAATCGGTAACACGCGACCGACTTATTTTAGACCGTATGAAGGGAAAACACCGGATTCATCACGCGTTGACCAAGTCTTGCAATGGCTCGATCTTCCGGTGGAGCAGCGGCCGACATTGATCACTCTTTATTTCAGCCTTACCGATGAAATAGGACATAAATATGGCCCGGAATCAAAAGAGATTTTATCAGCAATCCGCGCGATGGATACGGTGGCGGGGCGGCTCATTGGAGGTTTAAAAGCGCGCAGCCTGTTTAACAAGGTGAATATTATCGTTACGGCCGATCATGGATTTGCAACGGTCAGTGCGGACAGTCTTATTTTTCTGGATGATTACATCGATATGAGTAGCGTTAACGCAATCATGGAATCCCCCGTGGTAGGTTTACGCAGCAAGGACGGAGATAATCAGAAACTATTTGATATCATGGCTAATGCACATACGCACATGCATGCATACAATAAGGATAATATGCCTCCCCGCTTTCATTATTCTAAAAATGACCGAATTTCTCCGGTGGTTCTAGTAGCCGACGAAGGATGGTCCATTACCACAAAAAGTTATCTTAATAAATACAAAGATTATCAATTTGGCGGAAACCATGGATTTGATAATGAATTGCTTTGCATGGGCGCAATATTCGTAGCGCACGGCCCAGCCTTTAAGAAAGGGTATTTGGCCGAGCCCTTCCAGAATATCCATGTATACGAACTCATGGCTCATATACTTGGCTTAAACCCTGCCCCAAACGACGGATCTTTTGACGCTGTAAAAAATATGTTAAAGTAG
- the trmB gene encoding tRNA (guanosine(46)-N7)-methyltransferase TrmB, with translation MNTYIIDWHKEEVKRLIQEGVPVDWQDVFENKYPLDLEIGIGNGSFLVPFAKDHPDRNMVGIEIEGVYLKKANKKLIKQAISNARLLIGDAKFLTWKLFADESIEDVYINYPDPWFKKRHKKRRLINPISLRLLALKMRSILTIATDDEEYRDWVIASIKETQCFEPMLQKIFVTELENYYPTKYEKKWKDQGKPVFYMKFRKNQNPEIDWAEYIETQNLQFTLNKVMGHHHRMKSAKS, from the coding sequence TTGAATACCTATATCATTGACTGGCACAAAGAGGAGGTTAAGCGCCTTATTCAGGAGGGTGTTCCTGTTGACTGGCAGGATGTATTTGAAAATAAGTATCCGCTGGATCTGGAGATAGGAATCGGTAACGGAAGTTTTTTGGTTCCTTTTGCGAAGGATCACCCTGACCGAAATATGGTAGGCATTGAGATTGAGGGTGTCTATCTGAAAAAGGCGAACAAAAAGCTGATCAAGCAGGCCATTTCTAATGCACGGTTACTTATCGGCGATGCTAAATTCCTCACGTGGAAATTGTTTGCCGACGAAAGTATTGAAGATGTATATATCAATTATCCCGATCCGTGGTTTAAAAAACGGCACAAAAAACGCCGTCTGATCAATCCGATCTCTTTGCGTTTGCTTGCGTTAAAAATGCGTTCCATTCTGACTATTGCAACCGATGATGAAGAATATCGGGATTGGGTGATCGCAAGTATTAAAGAGACGCAATGCTTTGAGCCGATGCTTCAGAAAATATTTGTGACTGAATTGGAAAATTATTATCCGACTAAATATGAAAAAAAATGGAAAGATCAGGGAAAACCGGTTTTTTATATGAAGTTCAGAAAAAATCAAAATCCTGAAATAGACTGGGCGGAATATATCGAAACACAAAACTTACAATTTACGCTCAATAAAGTCATGGGTCATCATCATAGGATGAAATCTGCGAAGAGCTAA
- a CDS encoding peptide chain release factor 3, with the protein MKTSDEIKRRRTFAIISHPDAGKTTLTEKFLLYGGAVQLAGSVTARKNQRSSRSDWMELEKQRGISISSTVLQFDYQGYKINLLDTPGHQDFSEDTYRVLTAVDAVVMVIDAAKGIETQTRKLFEVCRRRAIPIFTFMNKLDRPTLDPLALIDDLENVLGIGAYPMNWPLGTGIDFRGVLDRQKKEIHVFERTIGGAYQAPVSIFDFSDPLVKNQMNVNTYNAVAEELEMLDTAGHSFDPGGVLTGNQTPVYFGSAANNFGVQLLLDGFLAHAGSPAPRSAGSMTIDPENEIFSGFIFKIQANMDPRHRDRIAFMRICSGRFTRDMLVTHSRTKKKVRLSNSTKLFGQQRKTVDDAFPGDIVGLVGHSDFGIGDTLTEDPAIVYMEIPRFPPESFVFLHNPNSSKFKRFREGLDQLLQEGVVQSFYIKNSYEKTPLLAAVGPLQFEVVQFRLESEYGAECRLEPTNWKLVRWVSPEIGDKTLSKLYLPTGAVLAEDTSHQTAILFGDEWSCNYFMEKNPTVPLSKLSYKDDLIVA; encoded by the coding sequence ATGAAAACAAGCGATGAAATAAAACGACGGCGAACTTTTGCCATTATCTCACATCCTGACGCCGGTAAAACGACGCTGACTGAAAAATTTCTTCTCTATGGCGGCGCCGTCCAATTAGCCGGATCAGTCACAGCAAGGAAAAACCAACGATCCTCCCGTTCCGACTGGATGGAGCTGGAAAAGCAACGCGGCATTTCGATCAGTTCCACTGTGCTGCAATTTGATTATCAGGGTTATAAGATCAATCTTCTTGACACACCGGGACATCAGGATTTTTCTGAAGATACTTACCGTGTTTTAACGGCCGTGGATGCCGTAGTAATGGTTATCGATGCAGCAAAGGGAATTGAAACTCAAACGCGGAAACTCTTCGAGGTATGCCGCCGCAGAGCCATACCGATATTCACCTTCATGAATAAATTAGACCGCCCGACTTTAGACCCGTTGGCGTTGATAGACGATTTGGAAAATGTTTTGGGAATTGGCGCATACCCTATGAATTGGCCGCTTGGAACAGGTATTGATTTTCGAGGCGTGCTGGATCGGCAAAAGAAAGAAATTCATGTGTTCGAACGAACTATCGGCGGGGCTTATCAGGCGCCGGTTTCCATATTTGATTTTTCAGATCCTCTGGTGAAAAACCAAATGAATGTTAACACGTATAATGCCGTGGCTGAGGAATTGGAAATGCTGGATACGGCGGGACATTCTTTTGATCCCGGCGGGGTTTTGACCGGTAATCAAACGCCCGTTTATTTTGGCAGTGCGGCAAACAACTTTGGCGTACAGCTTCTGCTCGACGGTTTTCTTGCGCATGCAGGTTCCCCTGCTCCGCGCAGTGCCGGTTCAATGACAATCGATCCGGAAAATGAAATTTTCTCAGGTTTCATTTTTAAGATTCAGGCAAATATGGATCCTCGGCACCGTGACCGCATCGCATTTATGAGAATATGTTCCGGCCGATTCACCCGCGATATGCTGGTCACCCATTCGCGGACTAAAAAGAAAGTACGCTTGTCAAATTCCACAAAGTTATTCGGTCAGCAGCGTAAAACAGTCGACGACGCGTTTCCCGGAGATATCGTAGGACTGGTGGGACATTCTGATTTCGGTATCGGGGATACGTTAACAGAAGATCCAGCCATCGTTTATATGGAAATTCCTCGATTTCCTCCCGAAAGTTTTGTATTTCTGCACAATCCGAATTCGTCTAAATTTAAGCGATTCCGCGAGGGATTGGATCAATTGCTGCAGGAAGGCGTGGTCCAAAGTTTTTATATCAAGAACTCCTATGAAAAGACTCCCCTTTTGGCCGCAGTCGGCCCGCTGCAATTTGAAGTAGTACAATTTCGTTTGGAAAGTGAATACGGGGCGGAATGCAGACTGGAACCAACCAACTGGAAACTGGTTCGTTGGGTTTCACCTGAAATCGGCGATAAAACATTATCAAAACTTTATTTGCCGACAGGAGCGGTATTAGCTGAAGATACCTCCCATCAAACGGCCATTTTGTTCGGTGATGAGTGGTCCTGCAATTACTTTATGGAAAAGAATCCCACAGTTCCACTTTCAAAACTTTCCTACAAAGACGATCTGATTGTCGCTTAA